One Aegilops tauschii subsp. strangulata cultivar AL8/78 chromosome 7, Aet v6.0, whole genome shotgun sequence genomic window carries:
- the LOC109742502 gene encoding uncharacterized protein isoform X2 produces MTGAASQAYGEAWYWDERYRKEPGPFDWYQKYPALAPLLRLYVRPHQRLLLVGCGNSVFGENMVQDGYQDVVNIDISSVVIEQMKKKYHDKPQLKYTKMDVRNMSDFESGSFDAVIDKGTLDSIMCGQNSQEHAAKMLGEVNRILNDKGVYIMITYGDPSYRLNLLKDLQFWTVKLHVIDRWERSSKKTWDLTEPLPLQDDSTSIINLLGPKPDVHYIYVCIKENDSARVDLKAEVNEADK; encoded by the exons ATGACGGGGGCGGCGTCGCAGGCGTACGGGGAGGCGTGGTACTGGGACGAGCGGTACCGCAAGGAGCCGGGGCCCTTCGACTGGTACCAGAAGTACCCTGCCCTCGCGCCGCTGCTCCGCCTCTACGTGCGCCCGCACcagcgcctcctcctcgtcggatGCGGCAACTCCG TTTTTGGTGAAAACATGGTTCAGGATGGTTACCAGGACGTTGTCAACATTGATATATCGTCTGTGGTGATTGAACAAATGAAGAAGAAATACCATGATAAGCCTCAACTAAAAT ACACGAAGATGGATGTAAGAAACATGTCAGACTTTGAGTCTGGTTCATTTGATGCTGTTATTGACAAAG GAACACTAGATTCTATTATG TGCGGCCAAAATTCACAAGAGCATGCAGCGAAGATGCTAGGGGAGGTGAACAG AATCCTCAACGATAAGGGGGTCTACATTATG ATCACTTATGGGGATCCAAGTTATCGATTGAATCTTCTGAAGGACCTCCAATTTTGGACAGTAAAGCTTCACGTCATAG ATAGGTGGGAGAGAAGTTCCAAAAAGACATGGGACCTGACGGAGCCACTGCCTTTACAAGATGATAGTACATCGATTATCAACCTTCTTGGCCCAAAACCTGATGTTCACTATATTTATGTCTGTATAAAG GAGAACGACAGTGCAAGAGTGGACTTGAAGGCCGAGGTCAATGAAGCAGACAAATGA
- the LOC109742502 gene encoding uncharacterized protein isoform X1 — protein sequence MTGAASQAYGEAWYWDERYRKEPGPFDWYQKYPALAPLLRLYVRPHQRLLLVGCGNSVFGENMVQDGYQDVVNIDISSVVIEQMKKKYHDKPQLKYTKMDVRNMSDFESGSFDAVIDKGTLDSIMCGQNSQEHAAKMLGEVNRILNDKGVYIMITYGDPSYRLNLLKDLQFWTVKLHVIADRWERSSKKTWDLTEPLPLQDDSTSIINLLGPKPDVHYIYVCIKENDSARVDLKAEVNEADK from the exons ATGACGGGGGCGGCGTCGCAGGCGTACGGGGAGGCGTGGTACTGGGACGAGCGGTACCGCAAGGAGCCGGGGCCCTTCGACTGGTACCAGAAGTACCCTGCCCTCGCGCCGCTGCTCCGCCTCTACGTGCGCCCGCACcagcgcctcctcctcgtcggatGCGGCAACTCCG TTTTTGGTGAAAACATGGTTCAGGATGGTTACCAGGACGTTGTCAACATTGATATATCGTCTGTGGTGATTGAACAAATGAAGAAGAAATACCATGATAAGCCTCAACTAAAAT ACACGAAGATGGATGTAAGAAACATGTCAGACTTTGAGTCTGGTTCATTTGATGCTGTTATTGACAAAG GAACACTAGATTCTATTATG TGCGGCCAAAATTCACAAGAGCATGCAGCGAAGATGCTAGGGGAGGTGAACAG AATCCTCAACGATAAGGGGGTCTACATTATG ATCACTTATGGGGATCCAAGTTATCGATTGAATCTTCTGAAGGACCTCCAATTTTGGACAGTAAAGCTTCACGTCATAG CAGATAGGTGGGAGAGAAGTTCCAAAAAGACATGGGACCTGACGGAGCCACTGCCTTTACAAGATGATAGTACATCGATTATCAACCTTCTTGGCCCAAAACCTGATGTTCACTATATTTATGTCTGTATAAAG GAGAACGACAGTGCAAGAGTGGACTTGAAGGCCGAGGTCAATGAAGCAGACAAATGA